One Streptomyces sp. V4I8 genomic window carries:
- the xylB gene encoding xylulokinase — MSAAEGPLVVGVDTSTQSTKALVVDASTGQVVASGQAPHTVSSGAGRESDPRQWWDALCEALRQCGDAAHEAAAVSIGGQQHGLVTLDDRGEPVRPALLWNDVRSAPQARRLTEELGGAKFWAERTGSVPAASFTVTKWAWLAENEPEAVRATKAVRLPHDYLTERLTGQGTTDRGDASGTGWWASGTESYDEEILAHVGLDPAMLPRVVRSGEVAGTVRDSHDLPFSKGTLVAPGTGDNAAAALGLGLRPGMPVLSLGTSGTVYAVSKRRPADPTGTVAGFADAHGDWLPLACTLNCTLAVDRLATLLGLDREAVEPTTGLTLLPYLDGERTPNLPNASGLLHGLRHDTTAGQLLQAAYDGAVHALLGALDLVLDEDADRSAPLLLIGGGARGTAWQQTVRRLSGRPVQVPEAKELVALGAAAQAAGLLTGEDPAAVARRWNTTRGPVLDAVERDEETLARISGVLSDAAPLLERSPEAH; from the coding sequence ATGTCAGCAGCCGAGGGTCCGCTCGTCGTCGGCGTGGACACGTCCACCCAGTCCACCAAGGCGCTGGTCGTCGACGCCTCGACCGGGCAGGTCGTCGCGAGCGGCCAGGCACCGCACACCGTGTCCTCCGGAGCCGGCCGGGAGAGCGACCCGCGCCAGTGGTGGGACGCCTTGTGCGAGGCGCTGCGCCAGTGCGGCGACGCGGCACACGAGGCCGCCGCGGTGTCGATCGGCGGGCAGCAGCACGGCCTGGTCACACTGGACGACCGGGGCGAGCCGGTGCGTCCGGCGCTGCTGTGGAACGACGTGCGCTCGGCGCCGCAGGCGCGCCGCCTGACCGAGGAGCTGGGCGGCGCGAAGTTCTGGGCCGAGCGCACCGGCTCCGTCCCGGCCGCCTCCTTCACGGTCACGAAGTGGGCCTGGCTGGCGGAGAACGAGCCGGAGGCCGTCCGGGCCACCAAGGCCGTGCGCCTCCCCCACGACTACCTGACCGAACGTCTCACGGGGCAGGGCACCACCGACCGCGGCGACGCCTCCGGCACGGGCTGGTGGGCGTCGGGGACGGAGTCGTACGACGAGGAGATCCTCGCGCATGTGGGGCTCGACCCGGCGATGCTGCCCCGCGTGGTCCGGTCCGGCGAGGTGGCGGGCACCGTGCGCGACAGCCACGACCTGCCGTTCTCCAAGGGCACCCTGGTCGCGCCCGGCACCGGCGACAACGCCGCGGCCGCGCTGGGTCTCGGCCTGCGTCCCGGCATGCCGGTGCTGAGCCTCGGCACGTCGGGCACGGTGTACGCCGTGTCGAAGCGGCGCCCCGCAGACCCGACCGGCACGGTGGCGGGCTTCGCCGACGCGCACGGCGACTGGCTGCCGCTGGCCTGCACCCTGAACTGCACACTCGCCGTCGACCGCCTGGCGACCCTGCTGGGCCTCGACCGCGAGGCCGTGGAACCGACCACCGGCCTCACGCTCCTGCCCTACCTGGACGGCGAACGCACCCCGAACCTGCCGAACGCCTCCGGCCTCCTGCACGGGCTGCGCCACGACACGACCGCCGGTCAGCTCCTGCAGGCCGCCTACGACGGTGCCGTCCACGCGCTGCTCGGCGCGCTGGACCTCGTCCTGGACGAGGACGCGGACCGCTCGGCACCGCTGCTGCTGATCGGCGGTGGCGCCCGGGGCACGGCGTGGCAGCAGACCGTGCGCCGGCTGTCGGGGCGGCCGGTGCAGGTCCCCGAGGCCAAGGAGCTGGTCGCGCTGGGCGCCGCGGCCCAGGCGGCAGGCCTGCTGACCGGCGAGGATCCGGCCGCGGTGGCCCGGCGCTGGAACACCACGCGCGGGCCGGTGCTCGACGCCGTGGAGAGGGACGAGGAGACGTTGGCCAGGATCAGCGGGGTACTCTCCGACGCGGCCCCGCTGCTGGAGCGGAGCCCCGAGGCGCACTGA
- a CDS encoding ROK family protein, giving the protein MTAPLHEAHPSGSGRALPNTQQGMRRRNLAKVMHTVSAEGPLSRAAVASRIGLTRAAVSTLVDELIRSGLLEELGPERPGRVGRPGSALAVSGRGPAGIGAEVGVDHLAVCAVDLRGEVRSRALRHGTNRGRAPEPVIEELGELVRRVVAEAEQEGLWPAGLAIAVPGLVARDARTVVRAPNLDWRDTDLGGLLPADFPLTVGNEANFGALAELWLGDGTPHDFLHVSAEIGIGAAVVVNGGLLRGTHGFAGELGHVPVQPDGPECPCGGRGCLEQYAGEEAVLRAAGLEPGEDRVGLLAGRAAEGDEDVRRALRDAGTALGIALTGAVNLLDPESVVLGGALAGLAPWLLPSLEAELDRRTAGPACPVSVSRLGPEGPLLGAAHSVVRSVLDDPVAVAERV; this is encoded by the coding sequence ATGACCGCACCGCTGCACGAGGCCCACCCTTCCGGCTCCGGGCGCGCGCTGCCCAACACCCAGCAGGGCATGCGCCGCCGCAACCTCGCCAAGGTGATGCACACCGTCAGCGCCGAGGGTCCCCTCTCGCGTGCCGCCGTCGCCTCCCGGATCGGGCTGACCCGCGCGGCGGTGTCCACGCTCGTCGACGAGCTGATCCGCTCGGGACTCCTGGAGGAGCTCGGTCCCGAGCGGCCCGGCCGGGTGGGACGTCCCGGGTCGGCACTGGCCGTCAGCGGGCGCGGTCCGGCCGGGATCGGGGCGGAGGTCGGCGTCGACCATCTCGCCGTCTGCGCGGTCGATCTACGCGGTGAGGTGCGGTCCAGGGCGCTGCGGCACGGCACGAACCGGGGCCGGGCCCCGGAACCGGTGATCGAGGAACTCGGCGAGCTGGTACGCCGAGTCGTCGCCGAGGCCGAGCAGGAGGGGCTGTGGCCCGCCGGCCTGGCGATCGCCGTACCGGGTCTGGTGGCGCGGGACGCCCGCACGGTCGTGCGCGCCCCGAACCTCGACTGGCGTGACACGGACCTCGGCGGACTGCTGCCCGCGGACTTCCCGCTGACCGTGGGCAACGAGGCCAACTTCGGCGCCCTCGCCGAGCTCTGGCTCGGCGACGGCACTCCCCATGACTTCCTGCACGTGTCGGCGGAGATCGGCATCGGTGCGGCGGTCGTGGTGAACGGAGGGCTGCTGCGCGGAACGCATGGTTTCGCGGGCGAGTTGGGGCATGTGCCGGTCCAGCCGGACGGACCCGAATGTCCCTGCGGGGGCCGCGGGTGTCTGGAGCAGTACGCCGGTGAGGAGGCGGTGCTGCGCGCGGCCGGACTGGAGCCGGGCGAGGACCGCGTCGGGCTGCTCGCCGGGCGTGCCGCCGAGGGGGACGAGGATGTACGGCGTGCCTTGCGCGACGCGGGAACGGCGCTCGGCATCGCGCTGACGGGCGCGGTCAATCTGCTGGACCCGGAGAGTGTGGTGCTGGGCGGCGCGCTGGCCGGGCTCGCGCCGTGGCTGCTGCCCTCCCTGGAGGCCGAGCTGGACCGCCGCACCGCCGGGCCCGCCTGCCCGGTGTCCGTGTCGCGGCTTGGCCCGGAGGGGCCGTTGCTGGGGGCCGCTCACTCGGTGGTGCGCAGCGTGCTCGACGATCCGGTGGCGGTCGCGGAACGCGTCTGA